Within the Candidatus Binatia bacterium genome, the region CGACCTCGGCGATCTGGGCATTCTCTCGCGCCCGCGCGAGCAGCTCGGGCGTGAGATCGAGCCCGGTGGCGCGGGCTCCGCGCCGCGCCGCGGTCACCGCCACGACCCCCGTCCCGCAGGCCACGTCCAGCACGCGCTGCCCGGTCTGCACGCCGGCATGGCGAACGAGCCGTGCGGCGGCGGGGGTGGTGAGGGCCTCCAGCGGGGCGAAGTGCGCCCAGCTCTTCCGCTGGGTCTCCTTGAATTGGGCCAAAGCGTCCATCGGAGCCTCCGGATCCAGGGTCGGTTCGAGTTGCCGGAAATGACACCACCGATGTCCGACG harbors:
- a CDS encoding methyltransferase domain-containing protein; translated protein: MDALAQFKETQRKSWAHFAPLEALTTPAAARLVRHAGVQTGQRVLDVACGTGVVAVTAARRGARATGLDLTPELLARARENAQIAEV